The following are encoded together in the Streptomyces flavofungini genome:
- a CDS encoding bifunctional metallophosphatase/5'-nucleotidase, with the protein MSAIPKHRRPRRRATRVLAVAAGIATVGALAVALPASAGQDARDGAMAKDKRGATAAKDKKRTVDVQLLSFNDFHGNLQPPAGSSGQVTEKQPDGTEKKVDAGGAEYLATSLRKARKGHPYSITAAAGDLIGGSPLLSGLFHDEPSVEALNKMGLDVSSVGNHEFDEGATELARIQNGGCHPKDGCYEKDKHGKPKKFKGADFPYLTANVTKEKTGKPLLKPYSVWKHKGVKIGFIGLTLEGTPDIVSADGIKGLKFHDEVETINKYAKILDKQGVKSIVTLIHEGGSPASQAYNYNCDSPGAGDGISGPITAIAKAASPKVDAFVTGHTHQAYVCTIPDPAGKPRMVTSASSYGKLYTDTTLTYDRKTKDIVRTSVKSANHVVSRTQSKARDMGRLIKRWDKLAAPIAGKPVGFISGDIPGRGATSPESPLGDLISDAQLAHAKSLDPKASLALMNPGGIRSDLVHKASGSEGDGVVTYGEAFTVQPFSNTVNLVDLTGAQLLTALRQQVSGSNEASPKILQVSDGFTYTLDMTKSGADRIVTDSVKLNGKPLDANATYRVALNSFLAGGGDGFAELGKGKNPLVGADDLKALNDYFAANSSAAEPIAPPKADRITVVK; encoded by the coding sequence GTGTCCGCCATACCGAAGCACCGAAGGCCCAGGCGCCGAGCCACCCGCGTCCTCGCCGTCGCGGCGGGCATCGCCACTGTCGGGGCGCTCGCCGTCGCCCTGCCCGCGAGCGCGGGGCAGGACGCGCGGGACGGCGCCATGGCCAAGGACAAGCGCGGCGCCACCGCGGCCAAGGACAAGAAGCGCACGGTCGACGTGCAACTGCTGTCCTTCAACGACTTCCACGGCAACCTCCAGCCGCCCGCCGGGTCCTCGGGCCAGGTCACCGAGAAGCAGCCGGACGGCACGGAGAAGAAGGTCGACGCGGGCGGCGCCGAGTACTTGGCGACGTCCCTGCGCAAGGCCCGCAAGGGGCACCCGTACTCCATCACCGCCGCGGCCGGCGACCTCATCGGCGGCAGCCCGCTGCTCTCGGGGCTCTTCCACGACGAGCCGTCCGTCGAGGCCCTGAACAAGATGGGCCTCGACGTCTCCAGCGTCGGCAACCACGAGTTCGACGAGGGCGCGACGGAACTGGCGCGCATCCAGAACGGCGGCTGCCACCCCAAGGACGGCTGCTACGAGAAGGACAAGCACGGCAAGCCGAAGAAGTTCAAGGGCGCCGACTTCCCCTACCTCACGGCGAACGTCACCAAGGAGAAGACCGGCAAGCCCCTCCTCAAGCCCTACTCGGTGTGGAAGCACAAGGGCGTGAAGATCGGCTTCATCGGGCTGACCCTGGAGGGCACCCCGGACATCGTCTCGGCCGACGGCATCAAGGGCCTGAAGTTCCACGACGAGGTCGAGACGATCAACAAGTACGCGAAGATCCTCGACAAGCAGGGCGTGAAGTCGATCGTCACGCTCATCCACGAGGGCGGCTCCCCGGCCAGCCAGGCGTACAACTACAACTGCGACTCCCCGGGCGCCGGCGACGGCATCTCGGGCCCGATCACCGCGATCGCCAAGGCCGCCTCGCCGAAGGTCGACGCGTTCGTGACCGGCCACACCCACCAGGCGTACGTCTGCACCATCCCGGACCCCGCGGGCAAGCCGCGCATGGTCACCTCGGCGTCCTCGTACGGCAAGCTCTACACGGACACCACGCTGACGTACGACCGCAAGACCAAGGACATCGTCCGCACCAGCGTGAAGTCGGCGAACCACGTCGTCAGTCGCACGCAGTCGAAGGCCCGCGACATGGGGCGCCTCATCAAGCGCTGGGACAAGCTCGCGGCCCCCATCGCCGGCAAGCCCGTGGGCTTCATCTCCGGCGACATCCCCGGCCGCGGCGCCACCTCGCCCGAGTCCCCGCTCGGCGACCTGATCTCCGACGCGCAGCTCGCGCACGCCAAGTCCCTGGATCCCAAGGCGAGCCTGGCCCTGATGAACCCGGGCGGCATCCGATCCGACCTCGTCCACAAGGCGAGCGGCAGCGAGGGCGACGGGGTCGTGACGTACGGCGAGGCGTTCACCGTGCAGCCGTTCAGCAACACCGTGAACCTCGTCGACCTCACCGGCGCACAGCTCCTGACCGCCCTGAGGCAGCAGGTCAGCGGCTCGAACGAGGCCTCGCCGAAGATCCTCCAGGTGTCGGACGGATTCACGTACACGCTCGACATGACGAAGTCCGGCGCCGACCGGATCGTCACCGACTCCGTGAAGCTGAACGGTAAGCCGCTCGATGCGAACGCCACCTACCGCGTCGCCCTGAACTCCTTCCTCGCGGGCGGCGGCGAC
- the mshD gene encoding mycothiol synthase, with product MTDEQPATAPSLRQIDTLDVLTADQAEAVLTLLAEAARTDGQQAVSEQGRLQLRGGQREGVRHLLLSVGGELVGYAQLEDTDPVEAPAAELVVRPAHRGHGHGRALGTALLAESGRRLRVWAHGGHSAARHLAQVLGLTLFRELRQMRRPLTGLDLPEPVLPQGVRVRAFVPGEDDAAWLAVNADAFAHHPEQGSLTQRDLDDRKAEPWFDPAGFFLAERESGDGGGELVGFHWTKTHAAERLGEVYVVGVRPGAQGGGLGKALTTIGLRHLAAAGLPTAMLYVDADNKAAVSVYERLGFVTHETDLMYRTES from the coding sequence ATGACTGACGAGCAGCCCGCCACGGCACCCTCCCTCCGGCAGATCGACACCCTCGACGTGCTCACGGCCGATCAGGCCGAGGCCGTGCTCACGCTCCTCGCGGAGGCGGCCCGCACCGACGGGCAGCAGGCCGTGTCCGAGCAGGGACGGCTGCAGCTGCGCGGCGGGCAGAGGGAGGGCGTACGCCATCTGCTCCTGAGCGTCGGCGGCGAACTGGTCGGCTACGCCCAGCTGGAGGACACCGACCCCGTCGAGGCACCCGCCGCGGAGCTGGTCGTGCGTCCGGCGCACCGGGGGCACGGGCACGGGCGGGCGCTCGGCACCGCGCTGCTCGCGGAGTCGGGGCGGCGGCTGCGGGTGTGGGCGCACGGCGGGCACTCCGCGGCGCGCCACCTGGCCCAGGTGCTCGGCCTCACCCTGTTCCGGGAACTGCGGCAGATGCGGCGCCCGTTGACGGGCCTCGACCTGCCGGAGCCGGTGCTTCCGCAGGGTGTGCGGGTACGTGCCTTCGTCCCCGGCGAGGACGACGCCGCGTGGCTCGCGGTGAACGCCGACGCCTTCGCCCACCATCCCGAGCAGGGCTCCCTCACCCAGCGCGACCTCGACGACCGCAAGGCCGAGCCGTGGTTCGACCCGGCCGGGTTCTTCCTGGCCGAGCGCGAGTCCGGCGACGGCGGCGGCGAGTTGGTCGGCTTCCACTGGACGAAGACGCACGCGGCGGAGCGGCTCGGCGAGGTGTACGTCGTCGGGGTGCGTCCCGGCGCGCAGGGCGGCGGGCTCGGCAAGGCGCTCACCACCATCGGCCTGCGGCACCTCGCGGCGGCCGGGCTGCCGACGGCGATGCTGTACGTCGACGCGGACAACAAGGCGGCGGTGAGCGTGTACGAGCGCCTCGGCTTCGTGACGCACGAGACGGACCTGATGTACCGCACGGAGTCCTGA